In one Massilia endophytica genomic region, the following are encoded:
- a CDS encoding PadR family transcriptional regulator: MFHFLRKHAFHSHHHHHGGGGRGRGPRMFDAGAMRYVVLQLIAEKPRHGYEIIKELEQRAGSGYAPSPGAIYPLMAMLYDMGHVSISHEGNKKLHSITPEGQAFLDENRQMVDALMARVPEQRHGSDDLRSVMHELKAVVISRARDASADQSRHEQIAAILRRASAEIEAL, encoded by the coding sequence ATGTTTCATTTCCTGCGCAAGCACGCATTCCACAGTCACCATCACCATCATGGCGGGGGCGGCCGTGGCCGCGGTCCCCGCATGTTCGACGCCGGCGCCATGCGCTATGTGGTGCTGCAGCTGATCGCCGAAAAGCCGCGCCACGGCTACGAAATCATCAAGGAGCTCGAACAGCGCGCGGGCAGCGGCTACGCGCCGAGCCCTGGCGCCATCTATCCGCTCATGGCCATGCTCTACGACATGGGCCATGTCTCCATCAGCCATGAAGGCAACAAGAAGCTGCACAGCATCACGCCCGAAGGGCAGGCCTTCCTCGACGAGAACCGGCAGATGGTGGATGCGCTGATGGCGCGCGTTCCCGAGCAGCGCCACGGATCGGACGACCTGCGCTCGGTCATGCACGAACTGAAGGCGGTCGTGATCTCCCGCGCCCGCGACGCTTCCGCCGACCAGTCGCGGCACGAGCAGATCGCCGCCATCCTGCGCCGCGCCAGCGCGGAGATCGAGGCCCTATGA